The nucleotide window CCTGGATCTAGCTCAGATTCCACGTGTCCCCCGCACTCCTAGGGGAAGGGTTTTAAATACTTGGGCATATTCCATGATCTTTACAGTCAAGTCTGTGATTTTATCATAGATATTTTTTGTCTCAGTTGTTTCTGGACATCATCTTAATGtctgtttcacagaaatattttttataaaccTAGTAACTtggtgatttctttctttctttctgtgtaatgCAGTAAAATTGCCCTGAATGCCAAAGTTGCAAAGAAAGGTAAAAGACAGCCTTCAAAGCAGAGGGCTCATCAGCAGATGAGCTCTTCCAGTGGCAATCATGGTCAAGTACCGGATGAGAGCACTTCCAGTGAAACATCTGAGGATGAAGGAAGGTATGCATGTAAGGaatgttgaaaataaaacttacttAATGATAAAAATTGGCCTGAGAGCTAGAGGcaagtttgggtttttgttgtgtgtttaggttttttgtAAACCTGATGCATATGAAGATTCTTGTTCTTTCATGTGACCGCCTGAtgttctttcttgttctttctgttctttcctgtgACTACCTGATGCGCTTTGTGTTGACAAACAGTTCACTTTTGTTTAGAGTGCTTTTGAACATGCTGGCCAAGTTAACAATAAGGTCACGTGCACAAATTCTGATTCATTACAtgagtgtgtgtgcacaggcaTAGAAGTATTTCATGTGTTTAAAAAGGGTGAGGTATCTCAGTTTTTTTCACGGCAGGTATCTCAGGATTTTTTGCCCTGCTCCCCACTCCACCTTTTCTCTTGCAGCTGCGTACCCTCCTGACTTCTTGCCCACCCTGAACTTACTTGTGTGGGTTGTGGCAAAGTGAGAAAGAGCAAGTTGTTGACACTGTTCAGCCCTAGCTAAAAAtctggtgtgttatcaacactgttttggtcagAAGTCTAACACACAGCCCTGTgtgggctgctgtgaagaaaataaactgcatcccagccagacccaggaCACCAGAGAATCCAAAATTACAGTTCTTTGACCTGTAGGAGAAGGATTCTCGGTACTGAAGAGAGCTAAACCCCTGGTATTAAACAGGGAATGCACGTAACCGTATAGCTACATGTCTGTAGCTGTAAGATTTCTGTCACTTTGCGTGAAGTTTAGGGAACAGTTATTTCAACTATTTGCTTAATATCTTGCGGAAAAATTAGCCTTCCAGTAGACATTAATAGTACACAATAATTGTTTCAGTCTTGAACTATATCTAGCAAAGTTACTATACCAGATTTTAGTTTAATTCAGTTCTGCAATTAAGTTTTCAAAGCTACTGTAGGTATTATTCATAATGCAAAGTAAGCATTTCAgtactgaaatatatttctgttttctagacCTGCAGCAACACCCAGGAGTGAAAGGAACGAGGTACTGTAAAACTAGTTTCTTGGTAAACAGTCTCTATCAGCTTTTAATCACGTAGATGGGAGCAGTGTTTATGTAGTGATCAACCAGATGTACAAATTGCTGCTGGTATGCAGCTTTATTGTATTTGAGACAAATCTGTGGGCTGTGAAGGAGAGAATGAATCATTCATGCATTTGTAATGGTCTGTAATACTAGACAGTGGAATTACAGaaagtactgtattttttgtagGTCAGCATACCAATGGAAGTAACTGATGGCCCTGGTTTAACTCACTCATCTGACCCAACTTCAGAGGATGTCCGGTTGGAAGCTTCAACCTACAAGGAGACTATGCTGCTGTTGGAAGAGCTTGGTGTGGTTCATATGGGTATGTTTTCAAGTCTCTGTCTTCAGCTGTTACAAGTTCCCCTTAAAACATGATTTCTTTGTATGCGCTCctaagtattttaatttcatattttgataTAGTATCTCTTTGTGACTAGAGATCCCCCTCAAAAGCTGTGAAACTGTCACCTGACCTGAGATGTTGCCTGCATTACCAGCCGATGTGCCTTACGTTATCATTGGTTCTCTGTCTAGtcagagctggagaagcagtTTCTTGCAAAGTACAGTTCAGCTCCTTCTAATGCGGTCATCAAAAGTCAGCaagagctttttcttctttatatccCCTTGATGTGGTTTACGCCCAGCCACACCTAAACacctaagcaccacacagccactcacttgTTCCAccccagtggggtgggggagagcaTCGGAAagggaaaagtgagaaaactcatgggtcgGCATGAAAACAGGTTAAtagcaaaagccacgcacgcaagcaaagcaaagcaaggaattcatccaGCACGTCCCATGGGCAGGcgggtgttcagccatctccaggacagcagggctccgtcacgcATAACAAatacttgggaagacaaagtGCCATCACTCTGgatgtccctcccttccttcgtcctcccccagctttatatgctgagcatgatgccgCATGGCATGGCacatcccttgggtcagctggggtcagctgtcccagcctgtGTCCCGGCCCGGCTCCTTGCgtacccccagcctgctcgctggtggggtggggtgaggagcaggaaaggccttggctctgtgtgagcgctgctgGGCCGTAACGAACACATCCCCGTGCTACCAACCCTGTTTGCGGCACAACTGCAAAACATGGCCCCGTACCAGCGACTGcgaagaaaattaacactatCCCAGCCACAACCAGCACACCCCTCAACAGCTAATGACAAAGAGTACAGCAAAATAATGGCTTTGCTTAAAAATAGTAAGTACATATATATAACAAATTTCAACTGTCATAAGATGCTTGCATATATGCACAAGGCATTATATAAACATAAGCATCACTTACTAGGGCTCTTAAACTATGCTAAAATTTCATTAGGCAAGTGTTAACCTTGGCCGAAGGCCAAACTccccccccagtgctgccacTGCCCGTCCTTGACAAAATGGGGtgaaaaagcttgtgggtcaGTGTGAAGGCAGGGCTGTCACTTCCCAGGGACTGTcactggcaaaacagactccaccgattaaaatacatttggatagtgagaaacaaagacccCAAACCTGAGAAGGACACGTCGGCACCCCCCCTGCTCAAGCTCTGCCGCgctccttccctgccacctccccaggcagcgCGGGGAGGCTGCGGTCGGCAGTCGGGACGTagcagtttctctgctgctccttcctcgtcccttttccctgctccagtgtgagtcCTCCCCCAGGCTGCAGTCCTTTGGGGAAAatctcctccagcctgggccCTCCATGGGTCGCAGGTCCTTCGGGAAGGATCCGCCTGCTCTGGCACGGGGTCCTCCGCAGCACTGCGctgtgggtatctgctccagcatggttCTCTccggggctgcaggggaatctctgctctggcacctggagcagcacctctccctcctccttcgCTGACCTGGGTGTTCGTTTGCAGGGCTGGTTTTCAcatgcttttccccttctctgcccGTGTGGTGGTTTCGCCCTTTCctacatttgtttttcctgaggagctgccagcacGGCTGAgaggctcagctgtgccctgcggtGGGTCCATTGAAACCGTCCATGTCCAGCACGGGGCGACCCCTGGCTTCTCACAGGGACCTTCCCACTAACCTGCCACCTGCACCTAATacagcaaagcactgaacaGCTTATACATTGGGCAGTATTTGTGCAGCTTTGTGTCTTTTCTGTCTCAAAACAGGTTCTGCTACTTtgttgaaaatgcaaaacatactTCTTGAATATGAACGGAGAATAGAACGTCAGAAAAATCAGTATAAAGCGCTCTCAAGAGAAGTAAGGAAATTGGAAGACGAAAGGGAGGAGTCACAGTTCAGAGCGGAGAAGACTCAAGATTTGAAATCCGTGTTGGCTCACCAAGAAGCAGAATGGAAAAGGGATATCCAAAGCCTTAAGTATGTAAATTGTGGTCTGATAATGTATTATCTTGGTAGTGGTTTTGTTCCGAAAGACACTGATGGTGCAGGCAACAGGATGAGAAGTTTCCAggcttttgggtttgggttttttgaatcCCGTGGGCCAGTTATGCTATGAAGTACATAATGTGAGAGGGGAAAAACGTCCGGATACCAGCTCCATGTACAGTCTTCTGGATGTTGTTCTAACTTTGTTTTCTAGCAAGAAAAGAGCAAGAGAGTGTGTACAGGGAAATCAGATTTATAAGAGAGATTTGAGAGATGgttgggtgttggtttttttttcattttgtccttGCAGCTTCAGTTGGCCTATAATACTAGGATTTCTGGTAACTCCACCCAGTGCAAGTCAAACCAGAGCTTAGAGCATTTGTTTGCTtacctgtttgtttgttggaAGGGTCAAGTTTGGGATTGCCCCTTTCCCCACACTCCTGAGCTAGACCCGGAGGTGTGAGGTTTCTCATCGCTGTTGACATCACGTCCGACAGGGGTGGCCAGCAGGCACCGTAGGCAGTTGAGCAAGGACAACTGCAGAGCCCTGGCCTGGGAGGGGAGATCTCCTCGTGGTGATCCCCGGTGGGATGGCGTGGCTGGGGAGCTGGCCCAGCAGGGCCAGGCGGCCCAGGCAGAGAGCGAGCTCAGCAGGAGCCACCgtgagctggcagctggggcgGCCCGCAGCGGCCTGGGCTGTCTGgggggcagcagtgccagggcacTGGGGGCAGTGAGTGCCCACCCCTCCTCAGGGCTTGCTGAGCTGTGTCTCGAGCCCGGGGTCCGGTTTTTGGCCGCCCAGCCCAGGAGATCTTGCCCAGCCCGTGTGAGGTCGGCAGGGAGATGCCGGGCTGGCGCGGGGGCAGGAGCACCAGCCCTGTGAGGGGAGGCTGCGGGAGCTGGGCCTGGGGGAGTTGGGCCTCCCAGCGCGGGGGAGGGGAGTACGAGGAAGACGAGGCCGGTCCCAGCTTGGCCTGGGTTTGACTTCAGCAGGTGTTCAAAATCCTCAAGCATCTGTCAAGTATAAAGAAGTAGTATTTTCATTCTAAGTGAATTCTCCAAGCAGCgttaaatttacttttaattcGCAACTTTTTGCGAAATTACACTAGAAATTACATGTAAAGCTTTTTCCTTGCAATATACACCATTCAAATACAAATGCTTCTGTCAGTCTTTCAAGTAATTTTAGTGGTGGTTGATtcttgttttgcagaatttctAAAGCAGGCTTTCAATTGGCAGTTCTTCCCTTACGTTGAcgattttttttaatttatttttttgttcactgTTGCGAGTATATGGGAAAAAATAGTCAAAATAATGATCAAACACAAAGCTGCTTGCTTGTTTGGGTACCGTGGGCACACCATGGACCGTTTTTTACCATGTCAGTGCTTATTGCTGATTGTTTCAGTTGGTAAAGAAGCTGACCTTCCATAAGGCTTTCCTTGTAAGTCAGCTTCAAAATGGAATTGCTGTAGTTTCTCCCAGAGGTAGATCCAACTGAggtttaaaactgtttttaatcGTATTCAGCTTAAACCCCATGCATTTCTGAATCTGGTTTTGAACACTGACATCCTTCTGGAGTAAACAGAAGCTGCTTGTTCTGCCTGTGGTCAGCAGTTGTTTTAGACTTACAGAAGGCTTGCTGAAAAATTGTTGGGTCTGCCATAGATAAGTGGCGTGCTGATTCACCAGTATTGCTTCTGGTCACTGAATCCGTAATGTGTAGGCAATGCTCAGTATACTAAGAAAATGTATACTAACCATAGTAAAAGTTTGCGATGCTTTGATCTGATGAGACAACAAACTCCTTTTTCAACAAAATGGCTGTAATAtgaagatggatttttttaattttattatagaAGTGTGCACACTGGTGTGTGTTTCCCTATACAAACTTACAAATAACTGATAAATCActcaaagttttttttctgtatcttgtACAACTGATACCATGCACAATGGCATGAAGTtagaattctttaaaaagttgaaaagtACAGTAAAAATATGAACTCTGAAAACgtttaacattttttatggTTTGAGTTGTCTCTGCAAGTCCATCATGTGGAATATCTACTTTTATatcagtgcttttgtttctcaaatACTCCGTTAAATCCCAGATGTTCTTTgaaacaagaagaagaaaagaggctCAGAGTAGAAGTGCTGtgtgagaaaaggagagaagaccTCCGAAGGAAAGAAGATCAATATTGTAAAGAGATggaggagaaacagaaacttGAGTTACAGTCTAGGAATTTAGAAATGGAGTTAAGAACACTGAGAAAGCTCTTGAAACAGGTAtattaaataatgaattaaactctttgtcttattttctgcttcttttcaatTGTATTCCAGTATGCCTAGAGAAGGAGGCGCTTTGTTCACGGAAGAGGCGCTGGATAACAATTGTCAAATTTTGAGAACAGTAGAGTACAGTTGGTTCACAATtgggttgttctttttttttttgctttgcagtttattattccttttttcctttttcaaaatttaggtttcatttgtatttcaggCAAAGCCTGACCTTTTTTTGAATTACTACAAAACATCCTGTATTTTGCCTTCTTAAATTTTCctaagaaaatttaaatttatttatttataggtGGATTATCATAACGGTGGGgaatcaaaaatgttttcaagtatGCAAGGGAGAATGGGAAGATGTATTGCTagctctgttttttcttaagatgCAAGCAGTTTTATTGTATTACTGTAGGCTGAAGAGGAACGTGATGAAACACAGAGACAGCTCTCTCAGGAAAAGAGGGCCAGAGCCCTTCAAGAAGGAATTTTGAACAACCACCTTGGGAGACAAAAGGAACTAGAAGAAGAGACAAGAAGATCTATAGGAAAAAATTCAGAGGTAAGCAGATTCTTTTGCTAATAAATCAGTTTTcacaatatttgttttaaagtcaTAATAAatcttttgtaacttttttgtttcttgatggTTTATTTACAGTTTACCAGTGTAAATTAATTACACTTGTAATTATGCGTACACCGGTAATACTAAGTGTAAAtacctttcctgttttctggtATGTGTTTAAAAGTTCTGGAAAGCAACATCAGTTCTGTATGCACCTGCATTACTTGTGCAAGTCGGAAACTAATAGAAGACACTATTTGCCCTGTTTCTTAAACTGTCTGTTTGTAATTGTGTGAGACTACAGCTTTACTAGTACAGCTTTAAAAGTGGCTACAACTTCACATGGCTCATGAATGCCTTTTGTATTGTTGACTTCCATTTATTATGAATTTTCTAGTCTGCCGGTGGCTGGAAAAGTGTTAATTAGATTATActttctttcaaggaaaaatgaattatttgagAAGATGCCGATGCTTGTTCATAgttttagcattttttattttatttaagaccTTATAACAAAATACTAGATATGGCTGACTATAATGTAGTTGTGATTTGATACACATGAGCAGaatatgctttcattttatattatatatgatgtattattatatattatatattattattatataatatatatatataatattatatgtTATGTATTACATATTACATATTACATATTACATATTACATATTATATATTAGACTTCTCTTTTCCTGGGATGGTAGATTGAAATTGTCATGGATAGAGATGAAAAAGAACTTGAGGAATTGCAATCCAAGTGGTGGTATCAGCTTTTTGTAAATGCTAAGGTTTTTTCAGACTAAGCCAAAGTATTTGGGAGGTTATATCTATTTTCAGCATTCAGTGCTTAAAGTGAGTGGGGAACATAACCTTAAATTTAAACCTCCTCTTGCCAGTTCAATAGAATTACAGGTGAAATGGTTCTAATTTCACCTTTTT belongs to Falco rusticolus isolate bFalRus1 unplaced genomic scaffold, bFalRus1.pri scaffold_185_arrow_ctg1, whole genome shotgun sequence and includes:
- the LOC119142053 gene encoding ankyrin repeat domain-containing protein 26-like isoform X2, whose protein sequence is MEVTDGPGLTHSSDPTSEDVRLEASTYKETMLLLEELGVVHMGSATLLKMQNILLEYERRIERQKNQYKALSREVRKLEDEREESQFRAEKTQDLKSVLAHQEAEWKRDIQSLKCSLKQEEEKRLRVEVLCEKRREDLRRKEDQYCKEMEEKQKLELQSRNLEMELRTLRKLLKQAEEERDETQRQLSQEKRARALQEGILNNHLGRQKELEEETRRSIGKNSEVSRFFC
- the LOC119142053 gene encoding ankyrin repeat domain-containing protein 26-like isoform X3, which codes for MKGKIALNAKVAKKGKRQPSKQRAHQQMSSSSGNHGQVPDESTSSETSEDEGRPAATPRSERNEVSIPMEVTDGPGLTHSSDPTSEDVRLEASTYKETMLLLEELGVVHMGSATLLKMQNILLEYERRIERQKNQYKALSREVRKLEDEREESQFRAEKTQDLKSVLAHQEAEWKRDIQSLKLKRNVMKHRDSSLRKRGPEPFKKEF
- the LOC119142053 gene encoding ankyrin repeat domain-containing protein 26-like isoform X1, translated to MKGKIALNAKVAKKGKRQPSKQRAHQQMSSSSGNHGQVPDESTSSETSEDEGRPAATPRSERNEVSIPMEVTDGPGLTHSSDPTSEDVRLEASTYKETMLLLEELGVVHMGSATLLKMQNILLEYERRIERQKNQYKALSREVRKLEDEREESQFRAEKTQDLKSVLAHQEAEWKRDIQSLKCSLKQEEEKRLRVEVLCEKRREDLRRKEDQYCKEMEEKQKLELQSRNLEMELRTLRKLLKQAEEERDETQRQLSQEKRARALQEGILNNHLGRQKELEEETRRSIGKNSEVSRFFC